In Alistipes sp. ZOR0009, the following proteins share a genomic window:
- the rbfA gene encoding 30S ribosome-binding factor RbfA — translation MDSTRQLKIGRLIQKDLGELIQRQGLAAYDGAMVTVTAVRVSPDLGFAKVYVSVFPSNKAKDVKVKLDENAKDLRFELGQRVRHQLRIVPEIAFYIDDSLDYVERIDNLLK, via the coding sequence ATGGATTCAACAAGACAGCTCAAAATAGGCCGATTAATACAAAAGGACTTAGGTGAGCTAATTCAACGTCAAGGTTTAGCCGCCTACGACGGGGCAATGGTAACGGTTACCGCTGTGCGTGTTTCGCCAGATTTAGGTTTTGCGAAGGTGTATGTAAGCGTTTTTCCATCCAATAAGGCTAAGGACGTTAAGGTTAAGTTAGACGAGAATGCAAAGGATCTTAGATTTGAGTTGGGCCAACGCGTGCGCCATCAGCTTCGTATTGTACCCGAGATTGCATTCTATATTGATGATTCGTTAGATTACGTAGAGCGTATTGACAACCTGTTGAAATAG
- a CDS encoding acyl-CoA thioesterase, protein MDKVYELEMQVRDYECDIQGIVNNAVYQNYLEHCRHEFLNEVGLNFAQLHNDGIDAVVIRVEMDYKQSLRPGDKFLVTLGMHKEGRLRFVFDQNIIRKSDGKVAIQAKVTGVLTKNGRPIAPTLFDEVLTAQGYTFNEL, encoded by the coding sequence ATGGATAAGGTTTACGAGCTAGAAATGCAGGTTCGCGACTATGAGTGCGACATTCAGGGAATTGTTAATAATGCAGTTTACCAAAACTACTTAGAACATTGTAGGCACGAGTTTCTTAATGAGGTTGGGCTAAACTTTGCGCAGCTGCATAACGATGGTATAGATGCGGTAGTTATTCGGGTAGAAATGGACTATAAGCAATCCTTACGACCAGGCGACAAGTTTTTGGTAACCCTTGGTATGCACAAGGAGGGGCGTTTACGTTTTGTTTTTGATCAAAACATAATCCGCAAAAGCGATGGTAAGGTGGCTATACAGGCAAAGGTAACAGGCGTCTTAACAAAAAATGGAAGGCCAATTGCTCCAACCTTGTTTGATGAGGTGCTAACGGCACAAGGGTATACCTTTAATGAACTGTAG
- a CDS encoding ABC transporter permease, with protein MNLPFFLAKRYLFSKKKHSSINIMSMISLVGVAVGAMALVVVLSVYNGFDSYIRSMYSTFDPELKITPAEGKYFSYDEALNHRLHSVKGVQSVSRTIEENALVKYADKQQVVTIKGVDSSYQHVVGIDSMLAVGRFDLTKGDINQASVGLMIAQSLGVGVNFMNPLYLYLPNPSAQDAASPDALIQSYVFPSSVFETNLEYDMKYVFVPIRVLDTIFHFTNETSALELKIKPGANLTEVYAAVKSELGPAFVVKDRFMQNEVLFRIMKSEKWIIYLILSLILIVASFNIIGSLSMLMLDKTEDVKILRSMGASPKLLERTFFLSGWLISIVGAAVGVVLGLLVSLAQQHFKLVKLYTEGNFVLDAYPVQIQPLDLLYVFVTVVGIGFFAARYPISTLKKSVS; from the coding sequence ATGAATTTGCCATTTTTCCTTGCTAAAAGGTATCTCTTCTCAAAGAAGAAGCATTCGTCAATCAATATCATGTCGATGATAAGTTTGGTTGGAGTAGCAGTGGGAGCGATGGCCTTAGTCGTTGTCTTGTCGGTTTATAATGGCTTTGACAGCTATATCCGTTCGATGTATAGCACCTTCGATCCGGAGTTGAAGATTACTCCGGCGGAAGGGAAGTACTTCAGCTACGATGAGGCGCTAAACCATCGGCTGCACTCTGTAAAAGGTGTACAGTCGGTTAGTCGTACTATCGAGGAGAATGCGCTTGTAAAATATGCCGATAAGCAGCAGGTGGTAACCATAAAGGGGGTTGACTCGTCCTACCAGCATGTTGTGGGGATTGACTCGATGCTTGCTGTTGGTCGCTTCGATCTTACAAAAGGCGATATTAATCAGGCGTCTGTGGGGTTGATGATTGCCCAGTCGTTAGGTGTCGGGGTAAACTTTATGAACCCGCTGTACCTGTACTTGCCCAACCCATCGGCTCAGGATGCCGCTTCGCCCGATGCCTTAATTCAAAGCTACGTGTTTCCTTCGTCGGTATTCGAAACCAACCTCGAATACGATATGAAGTATGTTTTTGTACCCATACGGGTTTTGGATACGATTTTTCATTTTACGAATGAAACGTCTGCCTTGGAGTTGAAGATAAAGCCTGGTGCTAACTTGACCGAGGTTTATGCTGCGGTTAAGTCGGAGCTGGGCCCTGCATTTGTTGTAAAGGATCGGTTTATGCAAAATGAGGTGCTTTTTCGGATTATGAAGTCGGAAAAGTGGATCATCTACCTCATCTTATCATTGATTTTAATTGTAGCTTCATTTAATATTATTGGCTCGCTTTCGATGCTAATGCTCGATAAAACGGAGGACGTGAAGATCTTGCGATCGATGGGCGCTTCTCCGAAGCTCTTGGAGCGAACTTTTTTCTTGTCTGGCTGGCTAATATCGATTGTAGGGGCGGCTGTTGGGGTTGTTTTAGGGTTGCTTGTTTCGTTGGCACAGCAGCACTTTAAGCTGGTAAAACTTTACACCGAGGGGAATTTTGTGCTCGATGCCTATCCCGTACAGATACAACCTTTAGATTTGCTGTATGTTTTTGTAACGGTTGTGGGGATCGGCTTTTTTGCCGCTCGTTACCCTATTTCAACGTTAAAAAAGTCTGTTTCTTAA
- a CDS encoding YqaA family protein yields the protein MEHLIEYGYVGLFLAAFIAATFIPMSSEVVFVGLLIAGANPIFATIAATAGNTLGGMLGYILGFLGKWEWVEKYFKVKEATLEKWSGTIKKYGAVMAFFSWLPGIGDFIPVVLGFMKTSKWLVLGYMILGKATRYTIWAFLTVHGVKLFNGIF from the coding sequence ATGGAGCATCTAATAGAATACGGTTATGTAGGCTTATTTCTGGCAGCATTTATTGCCGCTACATTTATTCCCATGAGTTCGGAGGTGGTGTTTGTAGGATTGCTCATTGCCGGCGCTAATCCTATATTTGCAACCATTGCCGCAACTGCCGGAAATACGCTAGGTGGGATGCTTGGTTACATACTTGGCTTTTTAGGCAAGTGGGAGTGGGTGGAGAAGTACTTTAAGGTAAAGGAGGCAACGCTCGAGAAATGGAGCGGAACCATCAAAAAGTATGGAGCCGTAATGGCCTTCTTCTCGTGGCTGCCAGGTATTGGCGATTTTATTCCGGTTGTATTGGGCTTCATGAAAACATCGAAGTGGCTGGTACTGGGGTATATGATTTTGGGAAAGGCAACTCGTTACACCATTTGGGCTTTTCTTACAGTTCATGGCGTTAAATTGTTTAATGGAATATTTTAG